The Verrucomicrobiia bacterium region CGGGCAGCGCATTGGCCGCTTTGAACAGGCGGACGGCGGCACCATCTTTCTCGACGAAATCGCCGAGATGTCCCCTGCTCTGCAAGCCAAGCTGCTGCGCGTGACCCAAAACGGCAGCTTCCAACGCATCGGCTCCAACGCCGAGTTGCGCACCAACACGCGCATTCTTGCCTCCACCAACCGCAAGCTCGAAGACGAGGTGAAAGCCGGCCGGTTCCGCGAGGACCTCTTCTACCGCCTGAACGTGGTTGAGTTTAACCTCCCGCCCTTGCGCGAACGTCCCGAAGACGTGCTGCCGCTGGCCACGCTGTTCATCAACGAATTTTCCCAGGGCAAAGCCCGGCTGTCACCCGCCGTGCTGGATTGCCTCGCCCGATACGCCTGGCCGGGCAATGTGCGCGAACTCCGCAACGCCATGGAACGGGCCGCCCTGCTGAGCCGTGGCGAAATGGTGCTGCCCGAACATCTGCCTACTCGCGTGCAAACCGCGACGGCGAAACCGGCACCGCAAGTGGAACCGGCCGAAGCCCGCCGCTTGGAGGAAATCGAACACGAAGCCATGGTGGACGCGTTGAAACAGCACAACTTCAACCGCACTGAAGCCGCCAAGGCGCTTGGCATCAGCCGCCGCACACTCGTTTACAAACTCCAACGCCTGCGCGAACTGGGCTTTGAAGTGGACGCGCCGTAGGCAGAACCGTTGGAATATCAAACGTGATTATGCGCTCATTGCGCCCCAATTGCGTTTATCCGAGCCGGATTCATTGCTGGAAGCCTTCGGCAACCACACGGTTGGTGGTGATGGCCAGACAGAAATCATCCCCGGCCGCAATGGCGACGACATCGCTCAGGCCGGGAGGCACATCTGTTGTATGGAAATCATTGCATCCCCAAGCGACTACTTTCCCATCGCGTTTGAGCGCGAGACTGAATTCATGCCCCGCGGCGATTGCAATTACATTAGTCAAGGGAAGACCATCAATGACAACCGCACCGTGCGCAGAGTTCGGATAACTCGTGGCGGGCACGCCCGTGGCTTGGCCAAAACGATTGCCTCCCCACCCGAAGACGGTTCCGTCAGATTTTAGAGCGAGACCATGGTTCGAGCCGGCCGCGATGGCGACTATATTGCGGAGGGTGAAGGGGATACTCTCTTCGCTGGTAGTCCATTCTATAACTTCTCCGTTTTCTTTTAGCGCCAAACCGGGCGCATAGGCTTCTCGCCCGGCAGCGATAGCAACAATGTTACTAAGGCCGTGCGGCACATTCCGTGCACCCCAACCCAATACTGTGCCGTCTTTTTTGAGGGCCATACTATAATCAAATCCAGCAGCAACAGCGACGACATTGCTCAATCCAACTGGAACTTTGGCTTGGCTCCCAATTCTCTCTCCCGGCCCATTTCCCCATGCAACGACCGTGCCGTCACCTTTGACTGCAAGGCTGAAATTACATCCTGCGGAAATGGAGACAACATTGCTCAAAACCTGGCCGGCAATCCTTACATACCCGTTAGTTCTGTATGGATATTCCGTCTCAAAACCCACGGCCTCTGCGCTACTGTTCCCACCCCAACCTGCCACCGCGCCGTTGTCTCTGATTGCAAGGCCGTGACTTCTTCCGGCGGCAATGGCCACGGCATTATCCAAAAGCTGGCCGGCAATTGTCACTCTGCCCGTGGCAAAAGAAGTTTCACGAGACGGAACCCCGGTTGCTTGGCCGCTAATGTTATGCCCCCAGCCAACTACTTGACCACGCGGTAAAGCAGCCCAAAGGCTCCGTTGAAATAACGCAAGTGAAATTCCCAATATAATCATGTGAAGCGCTTTCATACTCATTCATCAGGGGTTCACCACACCAAAGTTCTCGTTGACGTGACGCGTCACCGTATGGCCGAATTTTGACACCTTCACGGTTCCATCCTCTGAAAGCGTAAAAACCTGATCCCAAGAGTTTGCGAGGTCATTTGTGTGACCATTGCCAATCTTCCACTTGCCTGGAATGTGCCAGGTAAACCCGCCGTTCGCCCATGTCTGCGCGAACACGGCCGAGCTTGCTCTATCGTAAGAATCAGGTGTCCAGTGATTGTCGTATTCCAATTGAATGTCGAAATGATCCGCCCCCGCTTCGTAATTGTGAGCGCCGGGCGGATGTGCAATGAAATAACCCCAAGCATTTGTGGCAGGCTGCCCGACTTCCATTATTTGAACACGGTAGAACGACACATTCGTCGGCCCAATGTAGGGGCGCAAGTGCATCCCAGCACCCGCATCTCCAATTTCGTAGCGGTATCGTTCAATCACATCTGCATGATCCACTCCGCCTGGCTCCAGCACGCTGAAATCAATCGGGCATTCCTGCCCCTTCACTGTCGCAGTAACCGTGGCGGTGGGGACGCCGTTGCTCGGCGCCGTGAAGGTAATCCCCGTGCCGTTCGTCGCCGACAACCCGCCCGCCGTCGTGCGCCACGCCACGGGTATGTCCGCGGGCAGGGTTGGAAAGCTGAGGTCCACCTCCTCACCCACGCCCACGGTCGTCCGTTGCCGGTCCGCCGGCACCGGCGCGTGACAGATGTTCGTCAGCACATACTTCGTGTGCCTGGGAAGGAACGTGTAAAAGTCCACGCCCGCCACCGTCGGAGTAATCTCCTTGGTCGCCCCGTTGGGCAGCACCCGCCAGAGCAGGCCGTCACTGCCCAACGGCCCCAACTCCCCCATCGTGATGTTCTGCTTCGGAAGCTCCGTTTTGGAAACGCCAGACCACAAGCCCCGCCTGCCACCA contains the following coding sequences:
- a CDS encoding sigma-54 dependent transcriptional regulator; its protein translation is MAAANHNAAKRPRILIVDDDPGQRSLLDSFLKSQGFATSVAASGEQALAALRSESFAMMISDVRMPGISGLETLRQARQEFARLPVLLVTAYADIRDAVLAMRDGALNYLSKPIDLDELLRSVQQATGLARDQAVRIDAQRELPPHVVAASPQMLSLFRDVSLIAASESRVMITGESGVGKEVVADVIHAWSPRAASPIVKVNCAAIPETLLEAELFGHEKGAFTGAVGQRIGRFEQADGGTIFLDEIAEMSPALQAKLLRVTQNGSFQRIGSNAELRTNTRILASTNRKLEDEVKAGRFREDLFYRLNVVEFNLPPLRERPEDVLPLATLFINEFSQGKARLSPAVLDCLARYAWPGNVRELRNAMERAALLSRGEMVLPEHLPTRVQTATAKPAPQVEPAEARRLEEIEHEAMVDALKQHNFNRTEAAKALGISRRTLVYKLQRLRELGFEVDAP